TGGGATCTGCGAACACAAGTGGATTTGAGCAACTCGTAAACCAAATTCATGTGTTGACAAGAGTCGAGCCACTTTAGATAAAGTGCACAAAAAACTAAGGAGGAGCAGACGGGGTGATAACAAACAGCTAACTTACAGAAGTAGGGATGATCCATGGCCTCTCTGGCCGTGAGACGGGCTTGGTGGTCGTAGCGCAGCAGTTTGTCCAGGAAGTCTAAAGCCTCTGTGCTGACCAGGTGCTGGTTCTCGCTGTGCACAAACCTCTCCCACCTTTTGCGGGAGTGTCTGGAGAACATACCAGGGACAGTTATTAATGAGCCAAAATTGTGCTCAAAATATACAATGATATGGAAATTGAAGTCATACAGCAAAAATGTTTTACCTTCCCAGAATGTCATTGAACCGTGGATCCAGTTCAATGTTGTACTTGTCGATGTAGTCGTACAGGTCCTCTGTGCCGAGAACTTTTGCGATCCGCACCAGCTGAAATTCAGAAAACACtgagtaattttttttaaagatacatACCAACATTTGCTGAATCCCGAGTAGGGAATTTTATGTTAATGACATGTATATGTTATGTCAAAGTGTTTATTATTGGGGGAAATGTAAAATCTGAATATAGACTTGGCTTCATGGAATATCTGTGAAATGTGCCTACAGTCTGAGAATGCACATTCCTCTATTATAAAATCCGACAGACCCGTGATCTTCCCTCTGTAAGTGTTACCTCTATGATAAATGGTTTATACTTATATgcaaaataaatagacaaacagaattttttttttactttcattctCTGTTTGTAGCAAAAATTCATCATTTACAGACAAAACCGGTTTATgttctgcatttttatttttacatacaTATCATACTATTTGTTTAACTATGTAAACACCACTTTAACTGTCTACCAGTACAACCACAAATTTGTCTTTAAATCACTTTGCTCTATTTTCAGAGCTTCAGAGAACCAAAAAGATGCTGTCTACCCTTGCTAAAAAAACGTTTGAAGTGAGTTTGAGAAAAACCTTGTAGGAAACATTTGTGGTTTCAGTGTGTAGAACTTAAAACTCTGTACTATTAGGCCTAAACACTGCACTAGTTGAGCCAAAAGGTCTGTTACCAGACCCACAAAAGAGTGAGTTCTTCATACCTGATCGTAGTTGTCATGACCGTGAAAGAAAGGCTCCTTCCTGAAAATCATGCTGGCGAGCATGCAACCCAAACTCCACATGTCCAAGCTGTAGTCATACATCTACAAAACATATAAAAAGGGGGAAATGCTTGAGGTGGCTACATGaacattaagaaaataaagtttgaaaaagTGTCCTTCCTCTTGAATAATACAAATTCTAACTTGCATTTTGGCCAACCGGCATGATTTGACTTGCAGAATAAAAATGAGTCTCACCTGGTAATCTACCAGCAGTTCAGGTCCTTTAAAATACCTGGAAGCCACTCTCACGTTGTATTCTTGGTTTGGGTGGTAGAATTCTGCCAGACCCCAATCGATTAGGCGGAGCTGGaagttgaaaaatgtaatatcatTTAGATCATTTTGATTTCACAGGTGAAAGATCACATTAAGAAAATGTTTGACGCATTATACCATACCTTTCTGTGTTCGTGATCAATCATTACATTATGTGGCTTGACATCTCTGTGCATTATCCCCATACTGTGGCAGTAATCCAGGGCCTAAATGGTAATAGAGAAAAAAGTGTGTTAGGAGTATTTTCTGATGTGAAGTATATGGCAAATGTGAAAAGAACCAATGAGGGCCATAACATAAAACGTAGAGTAAATATTCAGTATTAAAAGCTGTTTACCTTTAGGATTTCATACATGTAGAACCGTATGTCGAAGTCAGATAGGGTTTGGTACaattgctgtaaaaaaaaaagtaaatatatgaatcagaatttatatatttgtattaatatttatatatttttggattCACAGATTGCAAACCAATAGGTAACTGATCTTTACCTTGAAGTCTGTGTTGTTGACATGTTCAAAGACCAGAGCAGGGGTTCGTGACTAAAAAGGAGGGGGAAAAACATCCGTTTGTGCATCTATGTATTCAAATGTTAGTCCAGAATTTTCACGGTGCAATAAAGAGAACAAATTACCACGGGATCTTTAACGATATCTAACAGTGAGATGATATTTGGGCCACCCCGCAGATTCTCCAGGATCTTTATTTCCctcttgattttctttttcttgacCGGCTGTGAACAGGGACAGTTTGGTGAGGTACATATAATCtccaataaaatgaaaaactattatttgttttacagtTAGAAAAGCTGGTTGAGTGATTATCTCCATACCTTCAGTATTTTGACGACCactttttcattgtttgtgaTGTTTATGGCTTCAAACACTTCACTATATTTGCCTCTCCCTAGTTTTCTGACAAGCTGATAGTCGTCttggtttctttaaaaaaaaagagaatataaCAGTCGGTTTAGTCTTTGGAACATTTCCCCGACAaagcaaaataaatcaaataaagcaCAGTCCAATCAATTTGTCTTACCCCCATTCAACAACATGGGACTCATAGTCCCAGTATTCCCGaggtctctgtgtgtttacatcaggGTAAACTCGAGAGCGGCTTGGAACAGGGCCAGACATATTCTACACCAGATCTTCTCTAAATCTcctaaacaataaaacaaattcattataaacacaactgaacaaacCAGGTAACCATTTACTGGGCATCCTTACAGCTACTGTAAGTGTTGTGGTGCGATTAGGAATAATTGCAGAGAACAACACGTTACCTGGGAGGATCCCTCCAGGATCTTGGTGATAGATGAATTGGAACAGGGGTGGTTGAGATGCCTTTATGATAGGAAAGCTACAGGGGcacaaagatatttaaaaacaacagttaGAGCATGACACAACCATCCAAGACCATATGTGTAAATCTGAGCAATGAATATAACAGTTGATCTGAACATGAGCCGCTCAAAAGAAAATGCAATCGTGTGTCAGGTGCTGCACAAATGCAAAAACTTTTACAATCCATGTAAAACAGCTGCATATGTGTTGAACgagcacagagacaaacagacgaGAGAACACAATGAAATGAGTGTTGTGCTGGTGTGTCTGAATATGGTGGCGTGTGAAATGGAGAAACCTGAATGTTAAATGGGGGCATCCAACCAGTCTAATCAGGAGGTACAGGGTTCAATACAGTCATCACTGGGGGCTACACCAAGGCTGGATGTCCTGTTGGAAACAAAGTAGGTTGATTAAAATCAATGCTGTCAATTAGGCAAACATGAGCAAACTATGTGAGCCATCGTACGCCAGCCCCACACAGCTAGTACGGCTGCGGTACATTGCTGAGTTTGTGAGAAGCGGCAAATCGACAAATCGTTTCTCCGGTAAAAACGTACTCGTTCAGTTTGGCCCGATTTTCCCGCTTGTCGGTTTCATTAAAAAAGCAGAGAGTACGCAGAAGCCCTCGGTGGCCCCGGGCCTGTTCAAGTGCAGTGGAGCTAGCAGCTGGCTATCAGGCTAACCGGGCAGCTGGCTGGCTAGCTAGCTGGCTAGGTAGCATTAGCTCGTCAACAGCAGAGGGAAAGCCGGTCGGAAAGTCAAAACTAGCTCCCGGGCACAGCGAGGGCCCGGGACGGAAAGAAATCAAACTGCCGCTTAGAAAAAGAGTCGAGCCGTCATACCGGCGGTCGAAACGGACGCGCGGCCGAGCAGCAAGCTTCGAGAATTATATTTCACAAAGCTACAAAGtgctaagctaacaggctaGAAGAGTGAATAGCCTGCTGGCTGGCGAGGCAACTGGCTGACAACGCCTTGAAAAAACATCCTACAAACACCGTGGTCGAGCGGCGGAGCGGCACGGCGACGTGTGGGGCTCGTTCCCTGCTCCCCCCGACACGTTAAACACTGACCCGGGGCTTCAAACCTGCGACGATTTGCCGTTAAATTACACGATTACCTCTCGGCGGCGGTTGGGACGTCAATATGGCGATGCTTGGGCTGAAGAGCTTAGTGCGAACAGCCTCTCCCGCAGGGGGCGCTCTGCTTTTTCCTTTGAGGGGGAGACGGTGGCTCCTCTGCCATCAACAGGTCTGCTCGAGACAGGAACTTCAGcctgcagccacacagcagcacatgttCCCCCCCCAAACATCTGTTCAGTGACTTCTCTTGCAATGAACCGCCAATTCTGACTTTATGTGTATAGCCCACATTCACAAATCATTACTTGTCTCAGTGGGATTAACAATGTTCTCTTCTTAACCCTCAGCGAGAGTGAAGAAATACTAAAAAAGCCCCTTTTAAGGGTCTTTTgtagagcacatcaacaacacaacaatattcacaacattcatgagaaaaggGAGCGTCTTACATAAATTGAGAGGTGAATCAATGATTGtagtatttatacaaaatacaTGTTTGTCAGATGATTTATGAAGCACCTTTAAATACAGAGTTTACAAAAACAAGAATCGTCAGGATGCAACGTGACAAGAAAGCCACACAACAATGTCGAGGTGGTCAAAGACAAAGTATtgttcaattaaataaataaaagactatTTGGGAAAACTGCAGTAAAAGGACgatacaataaatcaataaaataaggtggtaagaaaacaaaaagaagacgatagaagtaagtaagtaagtaagtctATAAAAATGGGGTTgaaaaagtgatttaaaagaagtcacTGTGAGCCGTATCTCGTCAGGTAGGTCTTTCAAAGGCCGAGGATGAAGAAAGCACGGTGACCTTTACACTAAACAACCAGCAGGGCTCCACCTGCGGAGCTAAGGCTGCAAACAGGCAAATTACGGGTCAGTATTTCTATGATGTAGCTTGGGACCAGACCCCGAGAGCAAGTCAGAGCCATTCTCTTCAACTCTTGAAAGAGATcagtaaaatcttaaaatcaattctaaaacaGATAGGGAGCCAATGGAGAGAAGCAAGGTTCGGGGAGATTTGATATCGTCTGTTTAAACCAGTGAGAATAATGGTAGTAGGAAATTTGATATCTTGATAGCAGTCCAGTTGTAAATATAATCCAAGAACAGCTGCCGCCATCATGATCAAATCACAGACCACCACAGGCCCAGCAGAAGCCATAAAATGATATAGATCCaaatacttttaatattaat
The DNA window shown above is from Platichthys flesus chromosome 11, fPlaFle2.1, whole genome shotgun sequence and carries:
- the LOC133964501 gene encoding casein kinase II subunit alpha-like, which gives rise to MSGPVPSRSRVYPDVNTQRPREYWDYESHVVEWGNQDDYQLVRKLGRGKYSEVFEAINITNNEKVVVKILKPVKKKKIKREIKILENLRGGPNIISLLDIVKDPVSRTPALVFEHVNNTDFKQLYQTLSDFDIRFYMYEILKALDYCHSMGIMHRDVKPHNVMIDHEHRKLRLIDWGLAEFYHPNQEYNVRVASRYFKGPELLVDYQMYDYSLDMWSLGCMLASMIFRKEPFFHGHDNYDQLVRIAKVLGTEDLYDYIDKYNIELDPRFNDILGRHSRKRWERFVHSENQHLVSTEALDFLDKLLRYDHQARLTAREAMDHPYFYPIVKDQGRGATPGGMAASSTPVSSSSMMAGITSMSSSQPLANIAGSPVISAPNTLATQVPAAAGAQP